In the genome of Vibrio sp. NTOU-M3, one region contains:
- the panP gene encoding pyridoxal-dependent aspartate 1-decarboxylase PanP produces the protein MVMEHKTADVSFESLLRIFTVPEGPDSTLTKIDEELSQNLNKFLREHIVAEEKPLRDIEKDFSTSAMPEQPAFVSDHTQHLLDTLVSHSVHTSSPSFIGHMTSALPYFLMPLSKIMIALNQNLVKIETSKAFTPLERQVLGMLHRLIYNQSDDFYSRWMHSAVHSLGAFCSGGTIANITALWVARNNALKANGEFQGVEKEGLFRAMAHYGYQGLAVLVSERGHYSLKKAADVLGIGQQGLVPVKTGADNRICPEDLQRQITALKEQNIKPFAVVGVAGTTETGNIDPLNAIAKICQQEDCHFHVDAAWGGATLMSNTYRHLLNGIELADSVTIDAHKQLYIPMGAGMVLFKDPDAMKSIEHHAQYILRQGSKDLGSHTLEGSRSGMAMLVYAAMHIISRPGYELLIDQSITKARYFADLVADQDDFELISQPELCLLTYRYIPVHVRKALDKADDNEALSLNQLLNELTKFIQKRQRETGKSFVSRTQLNPEKWQRADTIVFRVVLANPLTTNDILTSVLCEQREIAKQAPNLMAQLDTLARQITQK, from the coding sequence ATGGTTATGGAACATAAAACGGCGGATGTGAGTTTCGAAAGTTTACTTCGAATTTTCACGGTTCCCGAAGGACCAGACTCCACCTTAACTAAAATTGATGAAGAGTTATCGCAAAACCTAAATAAATTCCTGCGCGAACATATCGTTGCAGAAGAAAAGCCTTTGCGTGACATTGAGAAAGATTTCTCAACATCAGCTATGCCTGAACAACCGGCATTTGTTTCGGATCATACACAGCACCTGCTTGATACCTTGGTATCTCATTCAGTACACACTTCTTCACCTAGTTTTATTGGTCACATGACCTCTGCGCTTCCTTATTTTTTGATGCCTTTGTCGAAAATTATGATCGCGCTAAACCAGAATTTGGTGAAGATCGAAACGTCAAAGGCATTTACGCCTTTAGAACGCCAAGTGCTTGGAATGCTCCACCGGCTTATTTACAACCAAAGCGACGACTTTTACTCGCGATGGATGCATAGCGCTGTACACTCTCTCGGTGCGTTTTGCTCCGGCGGTACAATCGCCAACATTACTGCACTTTGGGTTGCTCGAAATAACGCGCTGAAAGCAAATGGTGAGTTTCAAGGAGTGGAAAAAGAAGGCCTTTTCCGAGCAATGGCTCACTATGGCTATCAAGGGTTAGCAGTTTTGGTGTCTGAAAGAGGACACTATTCACTGAAGAAAGCTGCCGACGTCCTTGGTATTGGTCAACAGGGCTTGGTGCCTGTAAAAACAGGCGCGGACAATCGTATTTGTCCTGAAGATTTACAGCGCCAGATCACCGCATTAAAAGAACAGAATATCAAACCATTTGCCGTCGTTGGGGTGGCTGGTACCACTGAAACGGGCAACATTGATCCGTTAAACGCTATCGCTAAGATCTGTCAGCAAGAAGACTGTCACTTCCACGTTGATGCAGCATGGGGTGGTGCGACGTTAATGTCGAATACCTATCGCCACCTACTCAATGGCATTGAATTGGCTGATTCCGTCACCATTGACGCCCATAAGCAACTCTATATCCCAATGGGAGCTGGCATGGTTCTGTTTAAAGATCCTGATGCCATGAAGTCTATTGAGCATCATGCTCAGTACATCTTACGTCAAGGTTCTAAAGATTTAGGAAGCCATACACTAGAGGGCTCTCGTTCAGGGATGGCGATGCTTGTTTATGCCGCAATGCACATTATCAGCCGCCCTGGCTACGAGCTACTTATCGATCAAAGCATTACCAAAGCGCGTTATTTTGCAGATTTGGTGGCTGACCAAGACGATTTTGAGCTCATTTCACAACCTGAATTGTGTCTTCTCACCTATCGCTACATACCAGTGCACGTACGAAAAGCGTTAGATAAAGCAGATGATAACGAAGCACTTTCACTCAATCAGTTACTAAACGAGTTGACTAAGTTCATTCAAAAACGTCAACGGGAAACCGGTAAATCGTTTGTGTCCCGAACCCAACTCAACCCAGAGAAATGGCAAAGAGCTGACACCATTGTATTCCGAGTCGTTTTAGCTAACCCACTGACAACGAATGATATTTTGACATCCGTTTTATGTGAGCAGCGAGAAATCGCAAAACAGGCACCAAATCTCATGGCACAACTTGATACTCTGGCACGTCAAATTACGCAAAAGTGA
- a CDS encoding lysine exporter LysO family protein, with the protein MFSGMLFIFAPLVAGYLISVSNPSRLESINKITSNLIYVILALMGLSLAALDNLGQNLQLILKYTGVFFACIGLCNLATLPLIDKFMPIDTDTKHSKLPLSSMALESLKLIFVVGGGLVVGLMLSIDLGWVDTASEWILFALLFFIGIQLRNSGLTLKQILLNKHGMIIALIVIISSMIGGLLSAFVLDINPYKGLAMASGFGWYSLAGILMGDAFGPVYGGASFMIELLRELVSLVLIPLFIRNRPCTSIGYAGATAMDFTLPVIQTTGGVRCVPVAIVSGFILSLLVPVLMLFFVSLVG; encoded by the coding sequence ATGTTCTCAGGAATGCTGTTTATATTTGCCCCGCTTGTTGCGGGGTATTTAATTTCTGTCTCTAACCCCTCTCGCTTAGAATCCATTAATAAGATCACATCGAATCTTATCTACGTCATATTGGCGTTAATGGGCCTCAGCTTGGCCGCACTGGATAACCTTGGACAGAATTTACAGCTTATTCTGAAATATACCGGTGTGTTCTTTGCTTGCATTGGCTTATGCAACTTAGCAACACTTCCTCTCATCGACAAATTCATGCCGATAGACACCGATACAAAGCACAGCAAACTGCCACTGTCGAGCATGGCATTAGAGTCTCTAAAGCTCATTTTTGTCGTCGGTGGTGGCTTAGTTGTCGGGCTGATGCTTTCCATCGATTTAGGCTGGGTTGATACCGCTAGCGAGTGGATCTTATTTGCCTTGCTGTTTTTTATCGGTATTCAGTTGAGAAACAGTGGCCTGACGCTAAAACAAATTCTGCTCAACAAACATGGAATGATCATCGCCCTGATTGTTATCATCAGCTCAATGATTGGGGGCCTCCTCTCCGCATTTGTGTTAGATATCAACCCATATAAAGGGTTAGCGATGGCGTCTGGTTTTGGCTGGTATTCTCTCGCGGGAATCTTGATGGGTGACGCCTTTGGCCCCGTTTATGGTGGCGCTTCATTCATGATAGAGCTGCTTAGAGAATTAGTATCCTTAGTACTTATCCCCTTGTTTATCCGCAACCGTCCGTGCACGTCTATAGGTTATGCAGGTGCAACCGCAATGGATTTTACTTTGCCCGTCATCCAAACAACAGGTGGGGTACGGTGCGTGCCTGTTGCCATTGTTAGTGGGTTTATTCTCAGCTTATTAGTGCCTGTTTTAATGCTATTCTTTGTATCACTTGTAGGCTAG
- a CDS encoding HDOD domain-containing protein translates to MNHLSFYWLPENNELLIKGIETEFAQLIEQSISTGKISLPPIPEVVLRIQKLCTQEMTSVSDVADCLLEDPGLAAIVIRVANSVIFNRRNITCTDLVTAVSRLGILRVRDIVTAQAIEQLKHSVNMSKECNQILLESAANSRELAATMVMVAKGFKESNNSEYRNIETDKALLTGLLADIGLFCIVSEYYLYLERGNYLDQDIALQIFNNQCSIASKMVLTSWGFDNDFIEVATNESSSISAYDVKYLDIARMANHILMFRRKDESIDEHTVEFDITGADILYKLSNLSDIEFKTQIDEVINASGL, encoded by the coding sequence ATGAATCATTTATCTTTTTACTGGCTCCCTGAGAACAACGAGCTGTTGATCAAGGGAATCGAAACCGAATTTGCTCAACTTATTGAGCAGTCCATTAGTACTGGAAAAATTTCCCTTCCTCCTATTCCAGAAGTCGTATTACGTATTCAAAAGCTATGCACTCAAGAGATGACTTCCGTCAGTGATGTCGCCGATTGTCTTCTAGAAGATCCCGGTTTAGCCGCCATTGTTATCCGTGTTGCAAACTCTGTCATTTTTAATCGCCGAAACATCACTTGCACTGACTTAGTCACTGCAGTATCTCGACTTGGAATCTTGCGTGTTCGAGATATTGTCACCGCTCAAGCGATTGAGCAGCTAAAGCATTCAGTAAATATGAGCAAAGAGTGCAATCAAATTCTGCTTGAGAGTGCCGCGAATTCTCGCGAGCTTGCCGCCACTATGGTGATGGTTGCCAAAGGTTTTAAAGAAAGTAATAACAGTGAATATCGCAATATCGAAACAGATAAAGCGCTTCTCACTGGTTTATTAGCTGATATTGGCTTGTTCTGCATTGTCAGTGAATATTACCTCTACTTAGAGCGCGGTAATTATCTCGATCAAGATATCGCACTACAGATCTTTAATAACCAATGTTCTATCGCCAGTAAAATGGTATTGACCAGTTGGGGCTTCGATAATGATTTTATTGAAGTTGCAACTAATGAATCTTCGTCTATTTCTGCTTATGACGTGAAATACCTTGATATTGCACGTATGGCTAACCACATTCTGATGTTCCGTCGTAAAGATGAGAGTATCGATGAACATACTGTTGAATTTGACATTACCGGTGCAGATATTCTGTACAAACTCAGCAATTTGAGTGATATTGAGTTCAAAACTCAGATTGATGAAGTTATTAACGCTAGCGGCCTTTAA
- a CDS encoding TfoX/Sxy family DNA transformation protein, with product MDMTEQSFMQYVSKFGTFQKRSMFGGTGLFQEEAMFALISADKIFIRGGDELDPQLIELGCQKYRHVKKQTTATVNYYEVTELFTERSEQLDHIVKQSIEYSVSQRKFKKSSANRRLRDLPNMQLTLERMVKKAGIEDVETFMELGAAEVFSKVRQTYGSDVDVKLLWKFAGAIEGIHWKLLQEPRKRQLLSNCQ from the coding sequence ATGGATATGACAGAGCAATCGTTCATGCAGTACGTTAGCAAATTTGGTACTTTCCAAAAACGCTCTATGTTCGGTGGTACCGGCTTGTTTCAGGAAGAAGCAATGTTTGCACTTATCAGTGCGGATAAGATTTTTATTCGAGGTGGTGATGAGTTAGACCCTCAGCTAATTGAGCTCGGTTGTCAGAAGTATCGTCATGTTAAAAAACAGACGACGGCAACTGTAAACTATTATGAAGTGACAGAGCTATTTACAGAGAGAAGTGAGCAGCTTGACCATATTGTAAAACAGTCAATTGAATACTCAGTTTCTCAACGTAAATTCAAAAAATCATCGGCTAACCGTCGTTTACGAGATTTGCCTAATATGCAACTTACATTAGAGCGAATGGTGAAAAAGGCGGGCATTGAAGATGTTGAAACATTTATGGAGTTAGGTGCGGCTGAAGTCTTCAGTAAAGTACGTCAGACATATGGCAGTGATGTTGATGTGAAATTGCTATGGAAATTCGCTGGTGCGATAGAAGGCATTCATTGGAAATTGCTCCAAGAGCCACGTAAGCGTCAGCTATTATCGAACTGTCAGTAA
- a CDS encoding response regulator — translation MSKYLILCVDDEREVLDSVIQDLDEFEAHFSIEAAESVSEAKEIIEEYKNEEIPLALILCDHIMPEQTGISFLIELNQDDATQATRKLLLTGQAGLEDTVEAVNHSSLDFYIAKPWRGDDLRDTVKAQLTQYVINNDPDLMQWAQVLDTEKIFNAIADNRINFGE, via the coding sequence ATGAGTAAATACCTAATCTTATGTGTCGACGATGAACGTGAAGTCTTAGACAGCGTGATTCAAGATCTCGACGAGTTTGAAGCGCATTTTTCCATCGAAGCGGCGGAGTCGGTCTCTGAAGCTAAGGAAATCATTGAAGAATATAAAAATGAAGAGATACCGCTCGCACTCATTCTCTGTGATCACATCATGCCTGAGCAAACTGGAATCAGCTTTCTGATCGAGCTGAACCAAGACGATGCCACCCAAGCAACCAGAAAACTGCTACTCACCGGCCAAGCAGGATTAGAAGACACCGTAGAAGCAGTCAATCACTCCAGTCTTGATTTTTATATTGCCAAACCTTGGCGAGGAGACGACTTAAGAGACACCGTAAAAGCGCAGCTAACACAATATGTCATTAACAATGACCCGGATCTCATGCAATGGGCCCAAGTTCTCGATACAGAAAAAATCTTTAACGCAATCGCAGATAACCGGATCAATTTCGGAGAATAA